In Plasmodium falciparum 3D7 genome assembly, chromosome: 13, the following are encoded in one genomic region:
- a CDS encoding zinc finger protein, putative yields the protein MIDPVKRDLTNLFLEKREMAKEEIDPRKDWLKRILLNNNTNDLRMFLKASELKTKEGDYCMTCKSNVKQLLYLHTKKNYCHLCEEIFCAYCVKSIDFMKDEKEKYIKIRLCRNCFIYINELKYIINPNLSVDRKAIDLQNSFNDISNCYTNLCSNVPQLNGLVLLCENNKEFLDSFKSEIKQLEEKIQHDVDFLNIMKKKNNFLSDNTLILNKMGKNLLLYLKIIRNKIIPSSIEVLNKTKELLYKK from the coding sequence atgattGATCCGGTTAAAAGAGATTTGACAAATCTTTTTTTAGAAAAGCGGGAGATGGCAAAAGAAGAGATAGACCCTCGAAAAGATTGGTTAAAGAGAATATTGTTGAATAATAACACGAACGATTTAAGGATGTTTTTAAAGGCTAGcgaattaaaaacaaaagaagGTGATTATTGTATGACATGCAAAAGTAACGTAAAACAGTTATTATATCTTCAtacaaaaaagaattattgtCATTTATGTGAAGAAATCTTTTGTGCTTATTGTGTAAAAAGTATTGATTTTATGAAAGATgaaaaagagaaatatataaaaataagattATGTAgaaattgttttatatatataaatgaactaaaatatataattaatccAAATTTATCTGTAGATAGAAAAGCTATAGATTTACAAAATTCATTCAATGATATATCAAATTGTTATACAAACTTATGTAGTAACGTACCTCAATTAAATGGATTAGTATTATTATgcgaaaataataaagaatttttAGATAGCTTTAAAAGTGAAATTAAACAGTTGGAAGAAAAGATTCAGCATGATGTTGACTTTTTAAAtatcatgaaaaaaaaaaataattttttatcagACAATACATTAATACTTAATAAAATGGGAAAaaacttattattatatttgaaaattataagaaataaaattattccaTCATCTATTGAAGTTCTAAATAAAACAAAGGAATTGCTATATAAGAAATAG
- a CDS encoding protein ISD11 — translation MNGNQIKQLKKLYRHILNEASKFENINYNVYFSNKAKEKFREFCSDTNFESEKLKTFQNECWDYLNMLKRQTIIHNLYHVDKPLVNK, via the exons atgaatggGAATCAAATAAAACAACTTAAGAAGTTATATCGTCATATATTGAATGAAGCTTCTAaatttgaaaatataaattataatgtttACTTTTCAAACAag gcTAAAGAAAAGTTCAGGGAATTTTGTAGTGATACCAATTTTGAGTCAGAAAAATTGAAAACGTTTCAAAATGAATGTTGGGACTACCTTAATATGCTTAAGAGACAAACGATAATTCATAATTTGTATCATGTAGATAAACCTTTAgttaacaaataa
- a CDS encoding RNA-binding protein, putative — protein MAFSPLCGVNCTSRPSASTINTFLTKAQHDVTLTDTDTRIFIKNIKTGVTMEQFRNSLQEFGAMQVYFYEPGSNNDGWAWVGFENKEAALKVIEESEKMQEEMNEENLNEMQNEDNEEQGSNSFYAEDEDKKDEEEEEEEEEY, from the coding sequence atggCTTTTTCACCACTTTGCGGAGTTAATTGTACCTCAAGACCCTCAGCTTCTACCATAAATACCTTCCTTACGAAAGCTCAACATGATGTTACTTTAACAGATACCGATACCAGAATCTtcataaagaatataaaaacagGTGTTACCATGGAACAATTTAGAAACTCTCTTCAAGAATTCGGTGCTATGcaagtttatttttatgaaccAGGATCTAATAATGATGGATGGGCATGGGTTGGAtttgaaaataaagaagCAGCACTTAAAGTTATCGAAGAATCAGAGAAAATGCAAGAAGAAATGAATGaagaaaatttaaatgaaatgcaaaatgaagataatgaaGAACAAGGATCAAATAGTTTTTATGCTGAAGatgaagataaaaaagatgaagaggaagaagaagaagaagaggaATATTAA
- a CDS encoding ras-related protein Rab-5B yields MGCSSSTERLTSTKNINIVTSPAQQQKKNAQDTKVKIVLLGDSGVGKSSIALYLCHGRFSEKHQVTIGAAFLHHNIELKNGATMKLHIWDTGGQERFRSMAPLYYRDAYGAVVVYDSNNVESFDSLKYWINEIKSNGPRNCCIMVVANKKDLPQKLNSEMVMKFCEQENVSFIECSAKTGENITTLFEKLASRIYSRFKEVLYYNNP; encoded by the exons atggGATGTTCATCAAGCACCGAAAGGTTAACATCTaccaaaaatattaatattgttacATCTCCTGcacaacaacaaaaaaaaaatgctcAAGATACTAAAGTGAAAATAGTTTTATTAGGTGACAGTGGTGTTGGAAAATCAAGTATTGCTTTGTATTTATGTCATGGTCGCTTTTCTGAAAAACATCAAGTTACTATAGGTGCAGCATTTTTACATCATAAtattgaattaaaaaatg GTGCAACAATGAAATTACATATTTGGGATACTGGAGGGCAAGAAAGATTTCGTTCCATGGCTCCTTTATATTATCGTGACGCATATGGAGCAGTTGTCGTTTATGACTCAAA TAATGTCGAATCCTTTGATTCTTTAAAATACTGGATAAACGAAATAAAATCAAATGGTCCAAGAAATTGTTGTATCATGGTAGTTGCCAATAAAAAGGACTTACCCCAAAAACTGAATTCAGAG atGGTCATGAAGTTTTGTGAACAAGAAAATGTATCATTTATTGAATGCTCAGCTAAG acAGGAGAGAATATTACTActttatttgaaaaattag CTAGTCGCATTTATTCCCGATTTAAAGaagttttatattataacaatcCTTGA
- a CDS encoding meiosis-specific nuclear structural protein 1, putative, producing the protein MRKHNERSINSRIQKEQKNEYARERIRNELKLDNYSRIQNVSDEKADIIKNKREEEKEKANIKREYVDEEQNMFNMNVPGDNMSRDEFDDKRKLKEEKIKQCQLLNEKQLEEKEKEKRILREKAVEYTLQNEEEYKQLKRKLDELAILKDRENQIKEANLIKTKNKIEEDMKINKELEEIILKEDKEDDMKKKMNYNKIMDTKNELQKQMKENIKKKKEKYTDNLDDRAHVEQIVKNYQEEEKKKKEEDLLKQKKLLKEFQQQIELKNKQKELQKQKDKEEELKNQEYIKQKEQKMKSYIQNKQDKNIQKQKVVNQIAYKEYLVNKEKETLDELLNKLYIEEHDFKEKQKELKENQKKLQLKNDMLKQLEQDIQLKEQQRLAEKQEDEKRKIQLLEEKKKLDKLDQYTDQKKKEKLLQYRKEIYQTFQEKKETIKQERLQEQVQKEKLMEEQKKYEQLIKQEKLKLLDKYSDDILQQLPEEVYQKMKSENIIIEK; encoded by the coding sequence ATGAGAAAACACAATGAACGTTCTATTAATTCCAGGATACAGAAGGAACAAAAGAACGAATATGCTCGAGAACGAATTAGAAACGAACTAAAATTAGATAACTATAGTAGGATACAGAACGTGTCAGATGAAAAGGCAGACattattaaaaacaaaagagaagaagaaaaagaaaaagcaaATATTAAGAGGGAATATGTTGATGAGGAAcaaaatatgtttaatatgAATGTACCTGGTGATAATATGTCTAGAGACGAATTTGatgataaaagaaaattaaaagaagagaAAATTAAACAATGCCAactattaaatgaaaaacaactagaagaaaaagaaaaagaaaaaagaattcTGAGAGAAAAAGCTGTTGAATATACCTtacaaaatgaagaagaatatAAACAACTAAAACGAAAATTAGATGAATTAGCTATTTTGAAAGACAGagaaaatcaaataaaagaagctaatttaataaaaactaaaaataaaattgaagaAGATATgaaaattaataaagaattagaagagattattttaaaagaagataaagaagatgatatgaaaaaaaaaatgaattataacaaaataatggATACCAAAAATGAATTACAAAAAcaaatgaaagaaaatataaaaaaaaaaaaagaaaaatatacagACAATCTAGATGATAGAGCTCATGTAGAACAAATTGTGAAAAATTAtcaagaagaagaaaagaaaaaaaaagaagaagatttattaaaacaaaaaaaattattaaaagaatttcAACAACAaattgaattaaaaaataaacaaaaagaattacaaaaacaaaaagataaagaagaagaattaaaaaatcaagaatatattaaacaaaaagaacaaaaaatgaaaagctatatacaaaataaacaagataaaaatatacaaaaacaaaaagttGTTAATCAAATAGCATATAAGGAATATCTagttaataaagaaaaagaaacattagatgaattattaaataaacttTATATAGAAGAACATGATTTTaaggaaaaacaaaaagaattaaaagaaaatcaaaaaaaattacaactTAAAAATGACATGCTTAAACAATTAGAACAAGATATACAACTAAAAGAACAACAAAGGTTAGCAGAAAAACAAgaagatgaaaaaagaaaaatacaattgttagaagaaaaaaaaaaactagaCAAATTAGATCAATATACAgatcaaaagaaaaaagaaaaattgtTACAATATAGAAAAGAAATTTATCAAACATtccaagaaaaaaaagaaacaattaAACAAGAAAGGTTACAAGAACAagtacaaaaagaaaaattaatggaagaacaaaaaaaatatgaacaactCATAAAACAAGAAAAACTCAAATTGTTAGATAAATATAGTGATGATATATTACAACAATTACCTGAAGAAGTCTaccaaaaaatgaaaagcgaaaatattataatcgAAAAGTAA
- a CDS encoding ER membrane protein complex subunit 7, putative: MNNKKTNFFVKILWSIFFLYIYMIRITRCDEDVIELKNNYIEGIVKGDADLLFNCTIYLDSDTYVSPKSDGKFLFKNVKEGEYTMYVNHPYLEFNKYYVEVKKQITRNNGTLYLVQAYELNLPFEKSNLIVNNIVFKAKRIYDFLIPKKKFNVTYLFKSPLFLIFLFFLILLSVLPKMQKISEAANEENETEQISYKSDFLESIK, from the coding sequence atgaataataaaaaaacgaatttttttgtaaaaattcTATGgagtatattttttctttatatatatatgataagaaTAACGAGATGTGATGAAGATGTTATTgagttaaaaaataattatattgaaGGTATAGTAAAGGGGGATGCTGACTTGTTATTTAATTGTACAATATATTTAGATTCAGATACTTATGTAAGTCCAAAGAGTGATGgtaaatttctttttaagaATGTAAAAGAAGGAGAATATACCATGTATGTAAATCATCCATATTtagaatttaataaatattatgttgAAGTGAAGAAACAAATTACACGAAATAACGGTACCTTATATTTAGTACAAGCATATGAACTTAATTTACCATTTGAGAAAAGCAATTTAAttgttaataatattgtGTTTAAAGCAAAAAGGATTTATGATTTTCTTAttcccaaaaaaaaatttaatgttACTTATCTTTTTAAAAGTCCTCTTTTccttattttccttttcttcttGATTTTGTTAAGTGTCCTACCAAAGATGCAAAAAATATCTGAAGCTgcaaatgaagaaaatgaaacaGAGCAAATATCGTATAAATCGGATTTTTTAGAATCAATAAAAtga
- a CDS encoding tetratricopeptide repeat protein, putative, producing MSGEKLQEIFWSVEELIYIHYQDEHIYEIKEKEIIESLSILYYNNNNNNNNNNDNNNNNNNVVDFKKNNEILINVLEEENKLKNNFLENLIEEFMDLFIVIKLIKNAKHKECIRHRFIHNIFDYIKDIFSNKCINNIEDIKKEICNYIFMEKKKHQEMEYDNNIFLHTCYIFLYEIKLLLCCYILLNIFVQYNWTGPPLNYDIKDKQIIHDEDIYFKDFIHAIHIKNNTKFLNSSLSFLSLEGEEIYEYCELINSFSLSIIFLGLINNYNNQTDNHIFSFCEYDHFFSSEYDGNRNKSMTSLHNDNIYNNENIYNNGNIHNNENIYNNENIYNNENIHNNENIHNNGNIHNNENIHNNENIHNNENIHNNENIHNNENIHNNENIHNNENIHNNENIHNNENIHNNHKKSNYFYPCNKLFDHLKLLYFVKSKYLWKARIFFIWQRLFTSSNDYYYSLKINIIDKPIHIFKNIKIIPPDFELIEQDININEIYDIVDCVKENLKHVKYCNLFYNNYMSTQFKIYVLSNFSIYLAFYNYTSAYQRILDLLSQISHFQYFFTGRMGIKRMYQKIPATILVLKTKLDQQEDNTSTILKEIEPLSEYDILRSDYRIIDHDEHNVPISNVNQHINIDNDDSNNNNNNNICVNICNKQNASLKREETNLLSNNNTSFEKAPHEQLCQEQNTPGDLKNTPNICNNELERQRMSNGCCNNNINEHKIYQKTDEHDNNFDLCVDDSSKEIVPEKNMYQFKNDKMINFGEEDEIENKEKDNITSGNIDNTLEDYNKNESKEIVKISNEVEKNNSKVTWKLKDFDPDTDILEEPHFVDSQNNIFKVLSFQEQICLINYCFSMIRFNPHYDEIKFEKLNAVISRCLKCYDVNQKDSHLAKDKNDNNKSNNNNNNNNNINIIGSNSTNISSNCVHPNISNNCTSYKDQRYSSQQLKYQNWLLHSCMLWFKCKGETFRFKTVDRAAAQLNELHKECYDIKPESVERLKFIYDVYYPTTWEMKKEIGSVMIKIGSVVTAFNIFKDLKLWEEAISCLIQADRKEEARELLDDLLKKKKSPCLLCLYGLIEKQRALNYYIDAWEISNFKYAKAARLIGKYYYEKEMYEKCSEYLEKALELSPLFPEIWFILGCSYMKIQNFDESIKAFTRMISMTNDNSCKSYGNLAYLYMKKGTYKAAKICINQAVKMNNNEWKYWDTYLKLSIIQNDIDSFCLALRMICQVNQVKQIQPWVFDYISDVIVKDKPTLIPNKNGLAYLDKIITTMEHLSQYITELDTFWNAHSFFLFIKGKFQDSFEAKIKEIRSIESIIQKCNNEKLVDALISKIVVAIKFLYHLIKSHDVGEKKGTFLYQLKSLIESTLNHYKNLGSENLQELSQIKNILN from the exons atgtcaGGTGAAAAGTTGCAGGAAATATTTTGGTCTGTAGAAGAActaatttatatacattaccaagatgaacatatatatgagattaaggaaaaagaaattatagaatctttatcaatattatattataataataataataataataataataataatgataataataataataataataatgtagtAGATTTCAAAaagaataatgaaatattaattaatgttttagaagaagaaaataaattaaaaaataattttttggaaAATTTGATAGAAGAATTTATGGATTTATTTATcgttataaaattaattaagaATGCAAAGCATAAAGAATGTATTAGGCATCGATTTATTCACAACAtttttgattatataaaagatatttttagtaataaatgtattaacAATATagaagatattaaaaaagaaatatgtaattatatatttatggaaaaaaagaaacatcaAGAAATggaatatgataataatatatttttacacacatgttatatttttttatatgaaataaaattattattatgttgttatattttgttaaatatatttgttcaaTATAATTGGACTGGCCCTCCACTGAATTATGATATTAAAGATAAACAAATTATTCATGATgaagatatttattttaaagatTTTATACATgctatacatataaaaaataatacgaaatttttaaattcctCTTTAAGTTTTTTAAGTTTAGAAGGtgaagaaatatatgaatattgtgaattaataaattcattctctttatctattatatttttaggattaataaataattataacaatcAAACGgataatcatatattttcgTTTTGTGAATATGATCATTTTTTTAGTTCTGAATATGATGGGAATAGGAATAAGTCCATGACCTCTCttcataatgataatatttataataatgaaaatatttataataatggaaatattcataataatgaaaatatttataataatgaaaatatttataataatgaaaatattcataataatgaaaatattcataataatggaaatattcataataatgaaaatattcataataatgaaaatattcataataatgaaaatattcataataatgaaaatattcataataatgaaaatattcataataatgaaaatattcataataatgaaaatattcataataatgaaaatattcataataatgaaaatattcataataatcataagaagagtaattatttttatccttgtaacaaattatttgatcatttaaaattattatattttgttaaaagCAAATATTTGTGGAAAGCTaggattttttttatatggcAAAGATTATTTACTTCAAgcaatgattattattattctttaaaaattaatattattgataaacctatacatatatttaagaatataaaaattatacctCCTGATTTTGAATTAATTGAacaagatataaatataaatgaaatttATGATATTGTAGATTgtgtaaaagaaaatttaaaacATGTGAAATattgtaatttattttacaataattatatgtcaacacaatttaaaatatacgtATTATCcaatttttctatttatctagctttttataattatacaagTGCATATCAAAGGATATTAGATTTATTATCACAAATAAGTCATTTTCAGTATTTCTTTACTGGTCGAATGGGAATAAAAAGAATGTATCAAAAAATACCAGCAACTATACTTGTATTAAAAACAAAGTTGGATCAGCAGGAAGATAATACATCTAccatattaaaagaaattgaACCTCTTAGTGAGTACGATATATTAAGGAGTGATTATCGTATTATTGATCATGATGAACACAACGTGCCGATATCTAATGTTAATcagcatataaatatagataatgatgatagtaataataataataataataatatatgtgtaaacatatgtaataaacaaaatgcaTCCTTAAAAAGAGAAGAAACAAATCTTTtgtcaaataataatacttctTTCGAAAAAGCACCACATGAACAATTATGTCAAGAACAAAATACACCAGGTGATTTGAAAAACACAcctaatatatgtaataatgaaTTAGAACGCCAAAGAATGTCCAATGGatgttgtaataataatataaatgaacataaaatatatcaaaaaacgGATGaacatgataataattttgatttGTGTGTTGACGATTCTTCAAAGGAAATTGTTCCTGAAAAAAACATGTATcaatttaaaaatgataaaatgatTAATTTTGGAGAGGAAGatgaaatagaaaataaggaaaaggataatataaCAAGTGGTAATATAGACAATACATTGgaagattataataaaaatgaaagtaAAGAAATTGTTAAAATTTCTAATGaagtagaaaaaaataattcaaaagTAACTTGGAAATTAAAAGATTTTGATCCAGATACAGATATATTAGAAGAACCACATTTTGTTGATTcgcaaaataatatttttaaagttTTATCTTTTCAAGAGCAAATATGTTTAATCAATTATTGTTTTTCAATGATCAGATTTAATCCTCATtatgatgaaataaaatttgAGAAATTAAATGCGGTGATATCCAGATGTCTCAAGTGTTATGATGTTAATCAAAAGGATTCCCATTTGgcaaaagataaaaatgataataataaaagcaataataataataataataataataatataaatataataggtAGTAATAGTACAAATATATCAAGCAATTGTGTACATCCTAATATTTCTAATAATTGTACTTCCTATAAAGATCAAAGATATTCATCTCAACAGTTAAAATACCAAAACTGGCTTTTACATTCATGCATGTTATGGTTCAAATGTAAAGGAGAAACATTTCGATTTAAGACTGTTGACAGAGCTGCAGCCCAATTAAATGAACTACATAAAGAATGTTATGATATAAAACCTGAATCTGTGGAAAGACTTAAATTCATATATGATGTATACTATCCTACAACGTGGGAaatgaaaaaggaaataggctctgtaatgataaaaataggATCTGTTGTAACAGcgtttaatatttttaaagattTAAAATTATGGGAAGAAGCGATTTCTTGTTTAATTCAAGCAGATAGAAAAGAAGAAGCAAGAGAATTATTAgatgatttattaaaaaagaaaaaaagtcCATGCTTGTTATGTTTATATGGATTAATAGAGAAGCAAAGAGCTCTAAACTATTATATTGATGCATGGGAAATCTCCAATTTTAAATATGCAAAGGCAGCTAGATTAATTGGTAAATATTActatgaaaaagaaatgtaTGAAAAATGTAGTGAATATTTAGAAAAGGCTTTAGAATTATCTCCTCTATTTCCAGAAATCTGGTTTATATTAGGTTGTTCATATATGAAAATCCAAAATTTTGATGAATCTATAAAAGCATTTACACGCATGATAAGTATGACTAATGACAATTCATGCAAATCATATGGTAATTTAGCTTacttatatatgaaaaagggGACATACAAAGCAgctaaaatatgtattaatcAAGCtgttaaaatgaataataatgaatggAAATATTGGGACacttatttaaaattatctattatacaaaatgatataGACAGTTTTTGTTTAGCTTTAAGAATGATATGTCAAGTTAATCAAGTTAAGCAAATACAACCATGGGTATTTGATTATATATCTGATGTTATAGTAAAAGATAAACCTACTTTGATTCCAAACAAAAATGGACTAGCTTATCTagataaaattattacaacCATGGAACATTTGTCTCAATATATAACAGAACTGGATACATTCTGGAATGCCCattccttttttctttttataaaggGAAAATTTCAAGATTCATTTGAGGCAAAAATTAAGGAAATACGTTCAATAGAG agtataatacaaaaatgcAATAACGAAAAGTTAGTTGATGCGTTGATTTCGAAGATAGTGGTTGCCATCAAATTTCTTTATCACTTAATAAAATCGCATGATGTCGGCGAAAAAAAAGg aacCTTTTTGTACCAACTAAAGAGCCTTATCGAATCAACCTTAAACCATTACAAAAACCTGGGTAGTGAGAACTTACAAGAGTTATCACAAATAAAGaacattttaaattaa
- a CDS encoding mitochondrial ribosomal protein S15 precursor, putative, with amino-acid sequence MNIINKILKVHNNVFSSDKKGMDFFFLRICKRYESRVKAHRYTGITAVKIHAQKTEWYLKAERDFLSERNKIPNGYIGLWQYDDIKHLNPNIINMLHLNCGNSKQIHKYKKLNIRRLLQRRPFDVGSAPVQIGCLTEKILNLRAHIIQRCKDHSKKRTMSILLARRQKLMKYLYKTDFELYKHTCDLLKIKCILFAIPDSRDRSRAINSAAIDADRCKFLIRQKLWKGKYRPRPIKNSKGQTVRYTRHPIEQPPSDYGLPKEYKPQLSNSWPYGVKENYEKGNYTIPNPTAPGIGYCPVPMLF; translated from the coding sequence atgaacattataaataaaatattaaaggtACATAATAATGTTTTTTCCTCGGATAAGAAAGGAatggattttttttttttaaggatTTGTAAAAGATACGAATCAAGAGTTAAGGCTCATAGGTATACAGGAATTACAGCTGTAAAAATACATGCTCAGAAAACGGAATGGTATTTAAAGGCTGAAAGAGATTTTTTGTCTGAACGAAATAAGATACCTAATGGATATATAGGTTTATGGcaatatgatgatataaaacatttaaatccgaatattataaatatgctACATTTAAATTGTGGGAATAGTAAGCagatacataaatataaaaaattaaatattagaAGATTATTACAAAGAAGGCCTTTCGACGTAGGTAGTGCACCCGTTCAAATAGGTTGCTTAACGGAGAAAATTTTGAATTTAAGAGCACATATAATTCAACGTTGTAAGGATcattcaaaaaaaagaacaatgtCTATTTTATTAGCTCGGAGACAAAAActtatgaaatatttatacaaaacagattttgaattatataaacatacatgtgatttattaaaaattaagtGTATTTTGTTTGCTATACCTGATTCAAGAGATCGATCCAGGGCAATTAATTCAGCAGCAATTGATGCTGACAGATGCAAATTTCTAATTCGACAAAAATTATGGAAAGGAAAATATAGACCCAGACCAATCAAAAATTCAAAAGGACAGACGGTCAGATATACTAGACATCCAATTGAACAGCCACCATCTGATTATGGATTACCTAAAGAATATAAACCACAATTATCAAATTCTTGGCCTTATGGagtaaaagaaaattatgaaaaaggaAATTATACAATACCAAATCCGACAGCTCCGGGTATTGGATACTGTCCAGTTCCTATGTTATTTTAA
- a CDS encoding ATP synthase subunit O, mitochondrial, putative gives MRYAFGTSYLTCFMGINKAMKKFVFKKNKYSSLHLFERNEINNFQINIMDRKYVHSIKEEKKKEESEDYYLSMGDNIEKRYSLALYNVAKKQNKINEISNDMLFIKNHLLKDTTFQKFLHTPNIEKKEKIHFIKNECKTLNKFNIITENFIESLFDSKRISFLPKIIEEFEFLLLKQRKEIKCVVYTANEIDNNYKQKIQDSILIKLNKKLIPIIQYKTDPYILGGLILQIGNQVYDFSAKSKIDKIKTNFSQ, from the coding sequence atgagatATGCTTTTGGTACTAGTTACTTAACTTGCTTTATGGGAATAAATAAAGCTATGAAAAagtttgtttttaaaaaaaataaatattcgtCATTACATTTATTTGAAAGAAATGagataaataattttcaaaTCAATATTATGGATAGAAAATATGTCCATagtataaaagaagaaaagaaaaaagaagaatcagaagattattatttatctatGGGCGATAATATAGAAAAGCGTTATAGTTTAGCATTATATAATGTAgctaaaaaacaaaataagataaatgaaatatctaacgatatgttatttataaaaaatcatttattaaaagatacAACATTCCAAAAATTTTTACACACAccaaatattgaaaaaaaagaaaaaatccattttattaaaaatgaatgtaaaacattaaataaatttaatataataacagaAAATTTTATTGAATCATTATTTGATTCAAAGAGAATATCTTTTTTACCAAAAATTATAGAAGAatttgaatttttattattaaaacagagaaaagaaattaaatgtGTTGTTTATACAGCAAATGaaattgataataattataaacaaaaaattcaagattctattttaattaagttaaacaaaaaattaataccAATCATTCAATATAAAACTGATCCTTATATATTAGGAGGTCTCATCTTACAAATTGGAAATCAAGTTTATGATTTCTCAGCAAAATCAAAAATTGACAAAATTAAAACGAACTTTTctcaataa